The region CCTTTCCACGCCAGCGACCGGATGGCGGGTTCAGCCCATTTATCGCCAACGGGGTCATACACCACATCGACGCCCTTATTCTGCGTGATGTCTTTGATGCGCTCCCGGATATCTTCAGTCGTGTAGTTGATCGTATGGGTCGCTCCTTTTTCCCGGCAAACGGCCAACTTTTCATCCGTCGATGCGGCTGCGATGACGGTAGCGCCCATCAGCTTCCCCAGTTCGACAGCGGCCAGTCCAACGCCCCCGGCAGCACCCAACACCAGCAGTGTTTCGCCCGGCTTCACTTGTCCCCGATCCTTTAGGGCGTGGTATGACGTTCCATAAGCGTACAAGGTCGATGCACCTGTCACAAAGTCCATCCCATCGGGAAGCGGAATTGTGGCGCGGGCATCTGAAATTCGTTCTTCGGCCAGTCCGCCGTGCGAACCGAAGGTAAAGACACGGTCGCCGGGCTTCACGTGTGTTACGCCCTCACCTACTGCGGTCACGATACCCGACGATTCACTCCCCGGCGAAAACGGCAGCGGAGGTTTGAACTGGTACATATTCCGGATGGTGAGTGTATCCGGAAAGTTCAGGCTACAGGCTTTCACCTGCGTCAGCACC is a window of Spirosoma linguale DSM 74 DNA encoding:
- a CDS encoding Alcohol dehydrogenase zinc-binding domain protein (PFAM: Alcohol dehydrogenase zinc-binding domain protein; Alcohol dehydrogenase GroES domain protein~KEGG: rme:Rmet_2119 alcohol dehydrogenase, zinc- binding), with the protein product MKAILCRTFGLPDTLTLEDIPSLVPGPGEVLTQVKACSLNFPDTLTIRNMYQFKPPLPFSPGSESSGIVTAVGEGVTHVKPGDRVFTFGSHGGLAEERISDARATIPLPDGMDFVTGASTLYAYGTSYHALKDRGQVKPGETLLVLGAAGGVGLAAVELGKLMGATVIAAASTDEKLAVCREKGATHTINYTTEDIRERIKDITQNKGVDVVYDPVGDKWAEPAIRSLAWKGRYLVVGFAGGEIPKIPLNLALLKGSSIVGVFWGAFTQKEAGLSMKNMQEIAAWVMAGKLAPHISKQYTLAEAPQALTDMMERKVIGKAVVLVS